The Vigna radiata var. radiata cultivar VC1973A chromosome 6, Vradiata_ver6, whole genome shotgun sequence DNA segment gcaGACTTCTGAAccaagtattattattattataatagtttgcTCTGTGTGAGTGGGAACATGGATTGGACCACAAACTTTGATTTAGttaaagaggaaaagaaaaatttagagAATAAAATTGCTTTTCTTTGCGAAGACAGggaataaaattgtaatatatattgcTAGCCAACTTGTAGAGAATTTCCAATAATGGATAGCTGACCCATTGTCGGGTAAATTTTCTTTCGGGGTGTCTGGATTGTTATGGAATGGGGTCTACATCtcaataaatatcataatttccTCAAAAAACATTTTCGGATTATTCTGCAAAATCTTcgtaaatataatcaattcatgGAAAGAGAGTTTTTGTTGTTAATATAAGCACTTGTTCTCTTTTGCTTTCAAACCTTCAACCTTCAACCTTCAACCCTCAAACTCACACATACCCTTCCATCATCCATTCTTTTTCCTTCACCACAAAATCCTTCAGAGACAGAACCATAAACTATATATCAAACACACTCAAGAATCAACTCAGAAGCTGAACTTTGGTTACTGTAATCCACTGCAACTGGAGGAGGCATCCAAAGGGATCGCATTGATCCCAAATCTCAGATTTATcactttttccttctcttccttcttcaatGTTTGGGATCATGCTATCCCTTTGGATTCCTCCTTTGGTGGCTTCTACTGTTTCTCATGGTTTTGTCGACAATCTCTAATCACACCATCACAAACCACCACTGTTCTTCGCTtacaaactgcattctgcataCGAAAGACAGTCATACAATTCATGTGTAAGTCCATGTTATCAATCTTCTTAATGCTCTCTCGCGCTCACCAACCCaatttctttcacttttcttttcgcttttaacatatttaaccatCTCATGTGATTTATGTAGTGGATCTCAGAACTTTGTTCctgtattattgttttcttctctttttcttcttcattcaataTATATGAAGTTAACTTCTTTTTTCCAGAACCCAACACCCTTAAATTTAGCAAAACATAGGCTTAATGATTACCTTATTCATGCTTTCTGAGCATGGTTGAATAGATCCACTAATTCAGTCCAAGAGGGACTGGATCCCACCAAGGTAAATTATTCTTCAACCAGGTATATATTATCTCATTATTAGGTCTTTCTGCTTTTCACCacacacatataatatatacgtacacttataaatatataattatatattttacagaAGTAGTTTTCCGTGAATGTCAGTGTATATGCAGTACATTATTTCAGTCACTAGAATGAGGTCACCTTCCAAACATCTTACAAAATTACACCGTGCAAGTTAATGCTAACTTTTACTAATACGGAGGCACATTTTTCCAATTGATGTACTAAGATTTATGAGCTACTGATATGAATTTAACTGCGCTATAGAATTTTTGGGTTTCTGATGAGTGTATCGATCCCCCATGAAGAAGGCTGCTAAGATATTTTAAAGCCATAGAATAAGAGCAACTTTGACCAAAGAATTAAGGACATTTTCCAATATCTTTCATATCTGTGAGTAACTTTGTTGATTTTAATCAGAAACTTTTTCTATGGGTTCAGAAATAAATGGCAGGAAAAAGTTAGTCTCTCTCCGATGTCACAGATGCGCATATTCTCCCTCTCAATTACAAATTGGGGATGCCACTGTTggaagatgaaaaatttaattaagtacaATACATAGCAAAAATGGAAGCATTCAAGCTAGTTAACCGGGTAGTTTGCAATCCATCCGTATGAATAAAACAGTGCTGACTATTAGCTATGCATTCTAATCAGTCGGCCAAAAGAAATTTCTCCCCATTTGGAAGGTTTTTGAATTTCGATCATTACCTATATTCAACAAATCAATTTCACCTTTTGATAAAGCAACTTTTCCCCCTGCTGAACATGGTCATTTTATGCACAAAAGCTAACTGGGCAAACCTGGCACTCATAGTCATAGTTCACTGACCGACCACACTCGAGTTGTCATATGTTGACATGATATTTTTTGTGTCTCACACAGTCACAGTAGCTACTATAGccttataatattaaattaggtttttgttaaaaaatgtaaacagTGCAGGAATATAAAAGTACATAGATACATAGTAGCCAATTGAAGCAGCATCTGAGAGTCTAAAACCAGTGAGCTTGAGTGAATTGCACTCCGAAAAACACATGGTTTTATGAAGTTTAATTAGAATGAAAGGCAGTGAGAATTGTTATTGAGGGAATTCTGCATATTGCTTTGAGAGTCACACAGAGTGTTCCATAGGAAATGGAATGATAGACGTGGCAACATTGCAATATCTTTAGAGGTTATTGTTAGCACATGAGTTGTAAATTTTAGGCCAGACTTTGGTGAGGATCGCTTTTATCACATGCTAGCTACCGTGTCTCCTGTTAAAGAATGAGCTGTTAAATCTCTTTATGAATTTTGCTGAAAGGACAAAAGATTAATTCTACACTAAACTATTAATGTAGGAGAGGGCCACTAAAGAACACAGTACACACACTTCTGAAGGATGGCCCTTTTGTTTCACTGTCTATTCTGTCTATTTCTTCTAAACAAGAATGCTATTTACACAGTttgaatttcataaataatatagtttttggCAGCTTTAAAATATGTAGGTAAAGTGTTTGGACTCTTGTCCTGATGATAGAAGTGAGAGTGTAATGTAAGAGGAAGAATAGGTTGTAAGATGGAGGGGTGGGTGGGGTTAAATTCTGAAAGGAAATGACgttgaaatgaaattgaagaggaAATGGGGTCCTAGGTGAAGTAGAATTTTTGGACATAAGAGTGTACAAATTGTCTACAAGTGTGAGTATGTAGTTGCCATGTCTCCTTCTTGGACTACACAGGTTTTATGAGGAAGACACGAGGTgggaaaacataaataaataaacaaaaatctcaatatttttatcaacaCCAACGTGGTAACTTGTGAttggttcattttaaatattattttaaacatcaattcaaacataccaataaaataataacaaatatccTATtacaaaaagttgtcaaaatatcatgttatcttaaaaaaaaatttaacaatattttttcgacaactttttttataaatgatctgttttaaatattttttaaaaataaattcaaataaatcaatcaaataatgatacgttataaaaaattattaaaaaataattttaaaataccaaaattttatagtgttaaaaaaagttgttaagatTATAAGGTGGGATATGGCCCGTGACGTCCTTCTCATATCTCCAAATTTCAACCCCTTTCCTCAATTTCTTGTCATTCTTTTCTACCGCACTTTCTCACTCTTATCTTCCAACCATCATTTTCGGatcttatcatttttttttttcatctcttacTCTCCCAGAGCTACGGATTATTTGCTTCccaattcaaattaattttaatatagttttcttttagtttaatcCAACTTCCAacatttgtttttgtaaatatataaatgaaaaaataaaacatataaagatCCACAAATTCATGTTAAGGTTTTTAACcgaaaataatatcattttttatatggtTTTAGTTCATACTTTATTGATATTATGTTTCTGAgtgaactttttattttattttttaaattccatCAGTTTCtcagttattttaaataaaaaatacttaaacatGAAAACAAGTTGAGTACATATTTAagtttcatttatatattataatgtagTCATATGTCTAATTATCATGAAAtctgtgatattttttttttacattaagaAATGAACATCTTaacattataaaatcaatttataaaataacacttacatcttatttatatataacacagtttaattttatttttaattgaaatggtATTTTTAACGGTGgcaaataaagaaatatttaattaaaatataatctcTCGATATAGGTGAAACAGTGAAGATATATAATGCATCAATTTAcctttaattttacatttttttaagataaatattttataacaaaataataaagagttttatatttggaaaaaatatatgataaaatagtaaatactCGAGTTAACTAATATCACTCAGACTTGAAAGTCGAAAATACATTATGGATTTTCCCTTCTATGCATTACTTGCAGAAgttcagaaataaaaaatatatattttgacataATAAGTTTTTGActatgaatttaataaaaaatatatatatatttattttaattatggcGCATGGAGTGGAGAATTTAATTTCGATATTGTACATGAACtgtgaaataaaacaaaatatgtattGGTTGGTAGTAGTGAAGTGGGGAACAACTAATGCACGATTGAATGAAATGGTTGGTTTCAGAACCCCACCAAGAATAAAGTgtctcataaaattttattattccttttatttttcttttttcatttatgttgTTGTTGATTATTATCAACTcataataatttgttaaatgccgttaattaattttatttaggagAAAATCAACATTCAAATAAATCACAAAAAGAAACGAGATCCATTATCAGAtgtttgaagttttcttttcaataattcagaaattaaaaaaaaatagagcgAGAATAATAAGGTGGTagtacaaaaattgaaatttttaaaacagCCATCTGCATCTGTACTACATGACAGTGCATTACATTCACAATTAATGtccaacaaattaattaaatatgctgcctcaaaatatttaatcgtttaccatttttcttttaatatttggGCTGTTATGTCTGAATAACAAAGTTTGGTTGGACTGCTTCTTTCTGCACCTCCGTTGTgacaaaatgataaatttattctCTCTCCTGTGTTTAGTCTTGTAtatggagagaaaggagaaggttcaaatgacaagaaaatTCGCAATTAGGGATATATGTGGATAAATTCATAAGAGTAATTATTAtctatgaatatttattattcacagATAACTTATAACaagtattttaatatccatttttaaactaattaaatgtAGATATGATAATATCGACTAATAtgtattcattattaaaaaaataataataataatttaatttatattcatttaaaattaaatttaattaaaaataagattaacttatattttattaagttaaatttaatttaaatttaattttatttatattatatatatatatatatatatatatatattactttttttaaaaatgtataaaatatatatttttaaaatttttaagggTATTTTGTGAGTATTcgtaagttttaaaatattcacaaatattttttaagcaaTGAGTAAGGCGGGTTGCaagacaaatttttattttgcgAGTCGGGTTGTAGGtaggtgataacggttgattttacTGTTATCtatgattcaattttaatattaaatcaaCTCTTTTTTACTTTGAAGCTTGTTTAAATTCTTGactttaattgaattttgtgaataaaggaatcgaggttatacttaatgatttttatcactaattccctCAATTTTATAGGTTATTGGTAGGTTTTGGAAGAGGAGtaaagtatcaaggagttggaacccAGGAATGACAGCAAAAGCATCAGAATAGAAGGATGCAGAAGGCTTGAGGACGCCCGCTTGCCCTTTTCTAGGGCCCTAGGCGCTGGTTGTCACACAACCACACCTAATTGCCTTTTTTTGGGGCTCTCAACGCTGATGTTTGTGCATCCATGCCTGGTTTCCCTCCTATGGGGCGTTGAGCGCTAGTCAACCACACCACGAGACGCCTAGTTGCCCTTGGTCAGGGCGTTAAGCGCCACTCTTCATGCAGTTTCGCCTGCTTGCCCCTAGTTAGGGCGTTGAGCGCTGGCGACATGGGCATATGTGATACTTTGGATCTATTTAAAGGCTTTGATGCATTGGGGTTGATATCTTTTGGCAGTTGAAGCACATAAATCCTATTTTCGACCCGTTGGAGGCAGATTGGGCATGTAGgagctttccttttctctttctagggtttccatCTTATattcattcttccattatacACCAAGattctccatgacaatggagagctaaattcatttgttgttagggaagatgtaacctctaaactcatgtatttgaatatgatttaaacattttaggcttatttcatttcatgttagtgattttctcctattcgtaatgttaattatgtttttggcCATTCATAGCTTGATGACTTGATTTATGTGATATTGGGAAATACTCATGAACCATGATCTGGAGAATTTCACTCAGAAGGAAtattgtctagggatagagATGGGACGTTTGATTGTCTAtagcttcttttcttaatgcggaattGGTTATTAGGGATTTAAAGGATTGAGGTCTAATAATCAAGGTTGGGCCTTTTATGTCAAGGGATTGGGTTCTAAGTAATTTCGTAaggagtgttgctccctccacctccccaagtgggacctgtacctcctcattattttaatttatttaaaaaatattttacatctccccactattttcttttattccaaaaataccctacacctctcctaaccttaacaatttttctctttctctctctacattaatggagcatttacatgggtCACTAATGGgacatttacatgactcaaatttcaacttgtgatatatattttcttaaataagtttgattgaatcttatttttgtcgttgaatatatttttttcttttcaaattacttaataaatggtaaaattttgttctaaatttctagaaaaatgtttatatatatatatatatatatgtgtgtgtgtgtgtgtgtgtgttttttacatataaaaattcaaaggaaacttcaatattagtacttccaccatttctattttataaaattaaaagtcagatgcaaatacaaaataataaacataataatattttattcatgttatttgagtcaaacatgtcggtgagttaaaacataatataatgttaaaaattatagatattatatataaaaaaaacacacatatatatataaacatttttctagaaatttaaaacaaaattttaccatttattaagtaatttgaaaagaaaaaaatatattcaacagtaaaaataagattgaatcaaacttatttaagaaaatatatcacaatttcaaatttgagtcatgtaaatgctccattaatgagccatgtaaatgctccattaatatagagagagaaagagaaagattgttaaggataatagGNaggtgtagggtatttttggaataaaagaaaatatgaggaggtgtaatatttttgaaataaattaaaatagtagggAGATACAGGTTctacttggggaggtgtagggagcaacaccctttcataagtgacattaacattccAAGGAAGAGAATGAgttcttatatgcatgaaagtCAGTAGGAaaagtctaaccccaacaacatcatcatctcATATCATCAACACCAATCATTCATTCTTACTCTTAgcttcaattgatcaaatttgaCCTTCCAGtattatgtttacttttattacattttaattttaatcattaaaatagtttttttctaagtcttaattagttaagataTTATACAATTGTTAGTGTCATACGATTCTCTTGAAAAACGATACTCCATCTTACCATATTACATTACTTAATACGATTCAATACACTTGCTGAACCCTTAACAATAGACACTACCTGTGTCCAATCTGAccttttgtcatccctaatatgaaaggagaagaaaaataataatatttttaattacttagaacattttatttatttatttggtcaGTAATCTTTTTATtgtagataattattttattttaaaaatagttaaattttaaaaaatgtgaagaaaaacaataattaaattaaaaaatacaattagttaaaggataaaataaatgaaatatttattttaatttaatgttaaaggataaaaaaaaattatgtatgtaCACAAAAAGAGTGAATAACCTTTATATATTGGCATAGTTACCAGGTTACGCaatctagaaaatatttttgaattcaaaatacTAGATTTTGATTCAAAAATACTTTTCagaatatatcttttaaatatagtttagaatgtacatttttaaatttgaaaatatcttttaaattatataatctgaaatacatttataaaatgAGGTACATTTAGAAAATGAGGTGCATGAGTAAGTAGGATGACATAGTCTCTATGCTACCATTGGAAATGGGCTCATAAAAGGCTCCAAAATAAGGGATGGCCCAACTATTGAAACCTCTAATAGAAGTTTCTGCCACATACTTGAACAAGGTTTCACCATCAACATAAGCTTGTcaagtttgtttttaaatatgtatgattaaatttatctttatttgtatTGTAATGTGATTATACTTACGGTAGAgtgattatatttgtatttatattgtaATGTGATTATCATCCTTGATGATTCTTATGTCTAACTTGTTGAATATGAGTGAGAATTATAATATTCAAGGatgcaaaataaatgaaaaaataacgactaataacaaatataatatgattGTTACGAATGCATATTTTCATAAAGTATGTAATCATACTTTTAGTAGGAATTATACGCATTTCCTTATTTACATGATATTACATCTTTAAAACTTTCTTcgaataaatatgtatatatgagttaaatttattataaatattattaacacAATAACTTTTGATTAACTTACACTAAATACGTGTTTGGTTGTCGaaattaattaagtaatatttttttcttatatttttactaGAGCCAAGAGAATACTAGATAGACATTTGctatatagttatttaaataaggAAATCAACTATGAACTTTTtgtatttgaaaacaaaaataaatatgtttatgtCGAACGAGGTCCGAGGTCCACACTTTACACGTTTCTCTTTCTTCACCGAATTCTGCACTAGATTACTTGACTTTCTTCCTCCAATTGGTCTACACGTTTCTCCTTCTTTACCGAATTCTGCACTAGATTACTTGACTTTCTTTCTCCGATTGGTCTAGCGAGGGGGAACTCTCTAGAAAACACTCTTGACGCTAAAGTCAGTGAGATGTCTCTCAAAAGTATCTTGGAAAAATCATACTTTAACTGGTCATCCATCCTGTATTTATAAGCTTTGTAATTGTCCAGTCCATTAAATGtcgtttaatatattttatgcccCATGATTTGctaattatgttatatatatccAAGATAATTTGACTGATAATTCCTGTCAATCACACATAAATGCAATACCTATGATACAGTAAAATTATTCACattaattgtccattaatacTATTGAATGCTTATCAATCGGTGTCCTCTCCTGTATCGTGTTGGTGAGTCTTGGTCCGTCGTCCCTCTATATAGTATAAAAtacaacattttatataataaaaaaatagaaactcaaataagacttttttattttttctaataaaaaagttaaaaattagatTTCAAAACACTTATCAGattacaaaattcaattaaaattttatcgaattttaaaattcgattGAATTTTCatccaattttaaaatactattaagaTCCAATCTGAATTCGAAATCCATTAGATATTTTTATCGCGAGACATAATAGCTAACTTAACCACACATGGAGGGTGAAACGTAATCTTGAACCGTCTAAAGCAAATTTAAGCTGGGCCTATAGAGAAAGAGGaataaatttagatttgatttgatttttttaataaaatcacgAAAAActcttataatataatatcgAAAAGCATtggttaaaaagaaatataaagtcCCTCCAATCTGGAAAATTTGTGCTGAATTGTGTCGGGTCATTTTAGAGGGTTTGGTGGCAAAGTAGCTGAATGTGTAAGGTTGATGTAGCCATCAAGACCTGCACTGTTTGCTACTTTGCTTGGATGCATTgaggttttctttttcctttttctgtctTCTTTTTCAGCTGTTGATACCAGTTCTGTCTCATAATTCAAACAGACAATAGATGCTAAAACCTATGTCTTGGAATATGGTTTTTGCTTCCTCTATAATTgagtttaacaaaaattacatggtaaaatataattaatattacaaaaagttatttcaattaatcaactttttttttttctctttatctaaCTGATGATATCTTCCTACTAAATTTCTTACAGAATCTGCTCttacagatatttttatatCCAGAATGGCCTATCAATCATCTTTATCACCGAATATTATCACATGTTGTTGCTTCTGTCACTCTAAGCATGCGGCAGTGGAAACATGGAAACTACTTCAGAATTTTACAAATGAATGCCGGTCTAAAAAAATTACAGCAATTATATaacttctatttttatattaaatatttatatttgaaaataactattagttcattataaaaaattaaaagtgatatGATATAAAACATGAAGCACAACTGGGCTGCAAACTTTGTGATATGTGTTATGATCCATTCACCAATGGTAAGTTTTCAGAAAAAAGTTACTTTgatctttcttgtttttgtttttttgaattttcaagATAAGGAATTCTCAGAAAAATAGACTGAAtctatttgtttgaatttaaatataaaattcattttacagATGAGGATAGAAAATTTGTGATCTGTTAAGAagtataaaaaccaaaaatagatttttcagacttgttgaagatgaagagaatgagaaagacaTAAAAgacaagaggaagaagaaagagaaaagtgaaAGCGGTGAATGGAAAAGAGGACAAAGAATTTTGTGCTTTTCACAGTTTTATCTGTTGATGGCAGCGGCAAAAGAAAGAGCTTTTTTAGGTGTCTTCTCTATCTGTCAATCATAACATCTCACTCTTCAAAttcattctcttctcttttcgttttcctttcccttttccttctttcttgcATTCTCTCCTCAGTTGCACTCATCATTTGCAGCCCACAGTGAAAAACAACACTGGTTTCTCACCATACTTCACAAGGGAAAAAGAAGCATGGGCCCCACTTATCCCACAACTCATCACACCATGTCACTTCACCGTGAGTGACCCGTGTTCAACAATCTCTCTTGTTTTAAGGTTTCTTTTGCTTGTTATAATGCTAACGACATGGTATAGACACACacgaaataataataataataatcagaCATATTAAAAACTGTGTATGCTTTGGGTTTTTGAGATGAGAGACACTGTTAGATTTCCAAGACCTCTCTTTTTttacacacaaacaaacaaaacaatagggaatttttatttttttgctatATTTCTCCCATCAGATCACTGCATAATCATAATGCTGTTTCTCTTATATCATCTCTTCTGatccatttctctctctctctctctctctctctctctcacaaaGGTCCTCCTGTGTCAGGGTCTCAGAAGAGAGAGATCACATACCTTGCACACAAGTCACACAACTCGTGCTGGGCTTCAGAAAGACTGAAACTTTCTCCCTAAAAACTTGTGGGTATTAATGATCTTTGCCTCACTGGGTCATTACATGAAGATTCTCAACTTGGGTGCTCAAAATGTTGGTCACTACTGAGGACAAGTCTCATGTTGTTGTCGTTGACATACACAGTAATGGTTGTTGTCAACGGAGCTCGGCCACCGACGAGGGGGGGTGTTCTGACGCCACCGACCGGTCGCATGAGGAGCAAAGGTCTTCCCATGATCCTGGCACTGAGATAGTGGGAGTGTGTGAGAAGGAGAGAAGATCCTCTGCTTCAGAGTGTTCGGTGGAGGTGGATCTGGAGGAGGGTTCAGTCCCCGAAGTTAAGGTGCATTTGGATAATGTGGAGAGGGATTGTAGGATTTGCCATCTCAGCATGGATATGACCAACCATGAATCTGGTACTCCCATTGAGCTGGGATGCTCTTGCAAGGATGATTTGGCTGCTGCTCACAAGCAGTGTGCTGAGGCTTGGTTCAAGATCAAGGGCAACAAGTAAGTACACTTTTATGTCTTTGGAATGGCTTGGTTCCTGGGAAAGTGTTGTGAAATTGTAAGATTGATCAACACACCACTTTTAAGTTCTTGGCGTTTTTCTTTTGGACTGAAGTTATGAAC contains these protein-coding regions:
- the LOC106764040 gene encoding uncharacterized protein LOC106764040, whose product is MLVTTEDKSHVVVVDIHSNGCCQRSSATDEGGCSDATDRSHEEQRSSHDPGTEIVGVCEKERRSSASECSVEVDLEEGSVPEVKVHLDNVERDCRICHLSMDMTNHESGTPIELGCSCKDDLAAAHKQCAEAWFKIKGNKTCEICGSIARNVAGAIEIQMTEQWNEGNDGSTAAQSGTAGATESRNFWQGHRFLNFLLACMVFAFVISWLFHFNVPS